In the Candidatus Methylomirabilota bacterium genome, GAGGAGCCGCGCCGCTACGTCGCCCAGATGGCCCGCTCCGCGCGCGGCGGCAAGATCTTCATCGACTACCTGCGAAACGTCCGCGGCGCGACCAGCGTGGCCGCGTATTCGACCCGGGCGAAGCCCGCCGCGCCGGTCTCCGTCCCGCTCGGGTGGGACGAGCTGTCGCCGCGGCGCCGGTCGGATCACTACACCATCGTCACCGTGCCGCGTCGTCTGGCCGGGCTGCGGTCGGATCCGTGGCGGGAGTACGCCTCGCGGCGGCGGCCGCTGCCGCCGCCGGATGGGCCGGCGCGGGCGCGCTAGAACCAGCGCGCCTTGTCCACCACGTTCCGCAGTGGGTGACCCGCCAGGAAGCGGCGGCAGTTGTCGAGCAGGATGTCGCATCGCCGATCGTCGAGGTAGGGACCGTAGCCCGCGGTGTGCGGAGTGATCAGGACGTTGGGCGTCGTCCACAGCGGGTGCTCGGCGGGCAGGGGCTCCTGCTCGAACACGTCCAGCGCGGCGCCCGCGATCTCCCCGGAGCGCAGCGCGGCCACCAGGTCGTCGAGCCGCGTGGTCATGCCGCGCCCGATGTTGATGAAGAACGCCGACCGCTTCATCCGCTGGAACCGGCCGCGATGCATGAAGCCTTCCGTCTGCGGGGTGTGCGGCACCGTGAGGATCACGAAGTCGGCCTCGGGCAGGAGCCCGTCGAGGGCGTCCGGGCCGTCCAGCTTGACCACCCCGGGCGGCGCGTCGCGGCGGCGCGCGTCGACGCCGATGACCCGCATGCCGAAGGCCTCGCAGAGGCGCGCGGCCTCGCTGCCGATGCCGCCGACGCCCACGATCAGCGCGGTGGCCTCCGGCAGATGGACGACGCCGGTGTCGAGGGGCGCCGGCTTCCACTGACGCGCTAGCTGCTGCGGCACGTAGTAGTGCAGGCCGCGGGCGAACGCGAGCACG is a window encoding:
- a CDS encoding D-2-hydroxyacid dehydrogenase, encoding MTTLLMLPPQTETTRQWAARVAAALPDLSVVVAEEEAHAAREIGRAEAAFGTITPGLLAKAQQLRWLQAPQAAPPAGFYYADLIAHPVVITNFREIYNDHIGAHIMAFVLAFARGLHYYVPQQLARQWKPAPLDTGVVHLPEATALIVGVGGIGSEAARLCEAFGMRVIGVDARRRDAPPGVVKLDGPDALDGLLPEADFVILTVPHTPQTEGFMHRGRFQRMKRSAFFINIGRGMTTRLDDLVAALRSGEIAGAALDVFEQEPLPAEHPLWTTPNVLITPHTAGYGPYLDDRRCDILLDNCRRFLAGHPLRNVVDKARWF